In Bacteroidota bacterium, the following are encoded in one genomic region:
- a CDS encoding tetratricopeptide repeat protein: MKRQFVFVVLACSLFVSSYGQVDSVKASNLGPSQDAEKFYNSGISNYTNRSYQAALEDFNQSILLKSDFDLAYFNRGITKIELKDLKGAIEDLNKAISLNAANDNAYFSRAQAKQSMGDKPGAEADYIKAIEYNGNHAQAYYYLGGLKFESADYKSAITDYDKAIMLKSDYAYAYNDRGSAKRQLEDYSGAIVDYNKAISINPDLAFAYNNLGSAHRKKGELKKAIEAYSKAISIKKDYHIALNNRGSARFEDRDFKGAIDDFSAAVNIKYDYAFAYNNRAAAKYQLKDYKGAAEDASMAIKFNDKYGYAYLNRGIAKEMLRDETACKDWETAGKLGVEIGKNYASTCDK; the protein is encoded by the coding sequence ATGAAAAGACAATTTGTATTTGTTGTCTTGGCCTGCAGTTTATTCGTTAGCTCATACGGCCAGGTTGACAGCGTTAAAGCCAGCAATCTTGGTCCCAGCCAGGATGCTGAAAAATTCTATAACAGCGGCATAAGTAATTACACCAACAGAAGCTATCAGGCCGCTTTGGAGGATTTTAACCAGTCCATTTTGCTGAAGAGCGATTTCGACCTGGCTTATTTTAATCGCGGTATCACTAAAATTGAGTTGAAGGATCTGAAAGGCGCCATTGAGGACCTTAACAAAGCCATTTCGCTTAACGCGGCTAATGATAATGCGTATTTCAGCCGGGCTCAGGCAAAGCAAAGTATGGGCGATAAGCCGGGCGCTGAAGCGGATTATATAAAAGCAATTGAGTACAATGGTAATCATGCCCAGGCCTATTATTACCTGGGGGGATTGAAGTTTGAGAGCGCCGATTACAAAAGTGCCATTACTGATTATGATAAAGCCATAATGCTAAAATCGGATTATGCGTATGCCTACAACGACAGGGGAAGCGCCAAACGCCAATTGGAGGATTACTCAGGCGCGATAGTTGATTACAATAAAGCTATTTCCATTAATCCCGACCTGGCGTTTGCTTATAACAATCTTGGAAGCGCTCACCGTAAAAAAGGAGAGCTTAAAAAAGCGATAGAAGCCTATTCAAAAGCCATCAGTATTAAAAAAGATTATCACATTGCCCTCAATAACCGTGGCAGTGCAAGGTTTGAGGATAGAGACTTTAAAGGCGCCATTGATGACTTTTCGGCTGCAGTTAATATAAAATATGATTATGCTTTTGCCTACAACAATCGCGCTGCCGCTAAATACCAGTTAAAAGATTATAAAGGAGCCGCTGAAGACGCTTCAATGGCGATAAAATTCAACGATAAGTATGGTTACGCCTATTTGAACCGTGGAATTGCCAAGGAAATGCTTCGGGATGAAACAGCCTGCAAAGATTGGGAAACAGCGGGAAAGCTTGGTGTGGAGATCGGTAAAAATTATGCAAGTACGTGTGATAAATGA
- a CDS encoding OmpA family protein — MIQSKLTVIAFICLTSAFAQNVEFTKDNFKNDKDGLKEAKRNIDAGDDFYKQGEVWYKSAIEPYLKANAFNPNNAMLNFKIGKSYFNTSFKTRALPYLEKALKLDPNVDPQIHYLFGRAYHLNLEWDKAIGEYNKFLSILKGDELELLGEDVKKKIQECNNGKELVKHPVRVFIDNVGPEVNTKYPEYGAVISADESVMIFTSRRDNTTGGEIDPGLNEYFEDIYLSSKKDGKWSVAVNIGPPINTKGHDATAGLSPDGQTLYVYIDNGGDGNIYECNLKGSVWTKPDKMNKYIDTDAHESTASLSFDERSLYFVSNRKGGLGDRDIYISKKDEKNRWAKPLNIGVPINTQYGEEGVFIHPDGKTMYFSSQGHNSMGGYDIFKSTLVNGIWTEPVNLGYPINTADDDVFFAISASGKHGYYSSFNASGYGEKDIYMITFLGDEKPMVMNNEDNLLASAAEPVKERVIAAAVEIKSAQITILKGVITDEKTGQPVEAAIELVDNEKNEVIANFNSNSTSGKYLVSLPSGKNYGIAVKAEGYLFHSENITIPASAAYQEIVKDIALKKIEIGTKIVLNNIFFDFDKATLRPESTNELERLIKLLNDMPTLKIEISGHTDGKGSAGYNQVLSESRAKSVVDYLISHGIKSDRLTFKGYGLTQPVATNDTEEGRQLNRRTEFKIMSK, encoded by the coding sequence ATGATACAATCAAAACTTACGGTAATCGCTTTTATCTGTCTCACTTCAGCTTTTGCTCAAAATGTTGAGTTCACTAAGGACAATTTCAAAAATGACAAAGACGGTTTGAAGGAGGCTAAACGGAATATAGATGCCGGTGATGATTTTTATAAACAGGGAGAAGTTTGGTATAAATCGGCTATTGAGCCTTACCTGAAGGCGAATGCTTTCAATCCGAATAACGCGATGCTGAATTTTAAGATCGGCAAATCCTATTTCAATACGAGTTTTAAAACGAGGGCTCTTCCTTATCTGGAGAAAGCTCTTAAGCTTGATCCTAATGTTGATCCGCAGATCCATTACCTGTTTGGTCGTGCTTACCACCTTAACCTGGAATGGGACAAGGCCATTGGAGAATATAATAAGTTCCTTTCGATCTTAAAGGGTGATGAGCTTGAGCTGTTAGGTGAGGATGTGAAGAAAAAAATTCAGGAGTGTAATAATGGCAAGGAGTTGGTAAAACATCCCGTGCGCGTTTTCATTGATAACGTGGGTCCCGAAGTAAATACCAAATACCCGGAATATGGCGCTGTTATTTCGGCTGATGAGTCGGTAATGATCTTTACTTCAAGGCGTGACAATACAACAGGGGGAGAGATTGATCCCGGCCTGAACGAATACTTTGAGGATATTTATCTTTCAAGTAAAAAGGATGGTAAGTGGTCGGTGGCTGTAAATATCGGTCCTCCCATAAATACCAAGGGCCATGATGCCACCGCCGGTCTTTCGCCCGACGGGCAAACGCTTTATGTGTATATCGATAATGGAGGTGATGGTAATATTTATGAATGTAACCTCAAAGGATCTGTCTGGACAAAGCCGGATAAGATGAATAAGTATATCGATACAGATGCCCATGAATCAACCGCTTCGCTATCGTTTGATGAAAGAAGCCTGTATTTTGTTAGTAACCGTAAAGGCGGGCTAGGTGACCGTGATATTTATATCAGCAAGAAAGATGAAAAGAACAGGTGGGCAAAGCCTTTAAATATTGGTGTTCCGATAAATACACAATATGGCGAAGAGGGTGTTTTTATTCATCCTGACGGCAAAACAATGTACTTTAGTTCGCAGGGGCATAATTCAATGGGTGGTTATGACATTTTTAAATCCACTTTAGTGAATGGTATATGGACAGAACCTGTGAACCTGGGTTATCCTATCAACACAGCCGATGATGATGTGTTTTTCGCGATCTCGGCAAGCGGTAAGCATGGTTACTATTCATCATTCAACGCGAGCGGATATGGTGAAAAGGATATTTATATGATTACTTTCCTTGGTGATGAAAAACCTATGGTGATGAATAACGAGGATAACCTGCTGGCCAGTGCCGCCGAACCGGTGAAAGAGCGGGTTATAGCTGCGGCGGTAGAGATCAAGTCGGCCCAGATCACCATTCTGAAAGGTGTAATAACTGATGAGAAAACAGGACAGCCGGTGGAGGCTGCCATTGAGTTAGTTGATAATGAAAAGAATGAAGTGATCGCCAATTTTAATTCCAACAGTACTTCAGGTAAATACCTTGTTTCGTTGCCTTCCGGAAAAAATTACGGGATCGCTGTAAAGGCGGAAGGTTATTTGTTCCATTCCGAGAACATCACCATACCTGCATCGGCGGCTTACCAGGAAATAGTAAAGGATATCGCTCTCAAGAAGATCGAGATCGGAACAAAGATCGTGTTGAATAATATTTTCTTTGACTTTGACAAAGCTACACTTCGCCCCGAGTCGACGAATGAGTTAGAGCGTTTAATAAAATTATTGAACGATATGCCGACACTTAAAATTGAGATATCGGGCCACACGGATGGAAAGGGTAGTGCGGGCTATAACCAGGTGCTGTCGGAGTCGAGAGCGAAATCGGTTGTGGATTATCTTATTTCTCACGGAATAAAGAGCGATCGCCTGACCTTTAAAGGATATGGTTTGACCCAGCCCGTTGCCACAAACGATACGGAAGAAGGCCGCCAGCTCAACCGCCGCACGGAATTTAAGATCATGAGTAAATAA
- a CDS encoding sulfatase-like hydrolase/transferase, translating into MKSLVPSQVRFIANIYLSGLLVFTAFRFTLLVFNWTTSLEVPTGILAHAFLMGWRFDTVISGYILALPIACLSILSWFQVKMERPAKIIFVLIAILYAISFFICAADIPYFEHFVTRITVAAFAWKNDPGFMFKIVFADLYNYPFLALFLILTFLFIKTIIRFRRRFLFQYSQEITGNINISRTKNIVVSVLAMGFLFLGIRGRIESKSPIQWGTAYFSNYHFANELGLNPVFTYMRSYLNSKDPDNIGIHFMDDTLAVRTVQRFYGITQAKFDSPIARTIQPKENELKANVVIVLMESMSMTKMGVDGNTENMTPVLDSLIKRSLFFSNVFSAGIHTFNGVYGTLFSFPSLMNQHPLQFNENNLQPFTGIGRTLADKDYQTVFFCTHDVEFDNNSGFLKGNGFKEAIGESDYNSKEVYKPTGVPDDLMLEYAVDKLTDLHKNNKPFFAAMLTGSDHGPYHLPDRSNEGFKPHTGTLEKKVVEYADWSIGKFLRLAAKQDWFNNTLFVFVADHGAPFRNYYEMPLSFHRVPLIMYGPGILRKDTIIDRVGGQMDIYPTIMGLLNMNYINNTLGIDLLHDKRDFICFSANDKLGCVNDSLFWFKLFSSDREYLYPYKTRQSVQLIDKYRAQADSMKLFSKAMLQATQWLILNKKVGPQTPH; encoded by the coding sequence GTGAAATCATTAGTACCCAGCCAGGTTCGTTTTATTGCCAATATTTATCTGTCGGGCTTGCTTGTATTTACAGCCTTTCGTTTCACGCTGCTTGTTTTTAACTGGACGACTTCGCTTGAGGTTCCCACAGGTATTCTTGCCCACGCTTTTTTAATGGGATGGCGGTTTGATACCGTGATCAGCGGATATATTCTTGCCTTGCCGATCGCATGTTTGAGCATATTGAGTTGGTTTCAGGTGAAAATGGAGCGGCCGGCAAAAATTATTTTTGTATTGATCGCGATATTATATGCTATAAGTTTTTTTATTTGCGCGGCTGACATTCCCTATTTTGAACATTTTGTTACACGAATTACAGTCGCGGCTTTCGCGTGGAAGAATGATCCAGGGTTCATGTTTAAAATTGTTTTCGCGGATTTGTATAACTATCCTTTCTTAGCGCTTTTTTTAATTCTTACATTTTTATTTATTAAAACAATTATCCGGTTCAGGCGCAGGTTCCTGTTTCAATACAGCCAGGAGATCACAGGTAATATAAATATCAGCAGAACAAAGAATATTGTCGTATCGGTACTGGCTATGGGCTTTTTGTTTTTAGGGATACGAGGAAGAATTGAGTCGAAATCACCCATTCAATGGGGAACGGCTTATTTTTCTAATTATCATTTCGCGAATGAATTGGGGCTTAACCCGGTGTTTACCTATATGCGGAGTTACCTGAATTCAAAGGATCCGGATAATATTGGGATCCACTTTATGGATGACACGCTTGCAGTACGAACGGTTCAACGCTTTTATGGTATTACTCAGGCAAAATTCGATTCACCCATAGCCCGCACTATTCAACCAAAGGAAAATGAGCTGAAAGCTAATGTTGTTATTGTGTTAATGGAAAGCATGTCGATGACAAAAATGGGTGTGGATGGAAATACGGAGAACATGACACCCGTGCTGGACAGTCTTATAAAAAGATCGCTCTTCTTTAGTAATGTTTTTTCGGCCGGGATCCATACATTCAATGGAGTTTACGGAACCTTATTTTCTTTTCCTTCCCTGATGAACCAGCATCCGCTGCAATTCAACGAGAATAACCTCCAGCCATTCACGGGGATCGGGCGTACGCTGGCTGATAAAGATTACCAGACTGTTTTTTTCTGCACCCATGATGTGGAGTTTGATAATAATTCGGGTTTCCTTAAAGGGAATGGTTTTAAAGAGGCCATCGGTGAAAGTGATTACAATTCAAAAGAAGTATACAAGCCTACAGGCGTGCCCGATGATCTCATGCTGGAATATGCTGTGGACAAATTAACGGACCTGCATAAAAACAATAAGCCCTTTTTTGCGGCCATGCTCACCGGAAGTGATCATGGCCCCTATCATTTGCCGGATAGAAGCAATGAAGGATTCAAACCACATACAGGTACACTCGAAAAGAAAGTTGTTGAATATGCCGATTGGTCTATAGGGAAGTTTTTACGTTTAGCGGCTAAGCAGGATTGGTTTAATAATACATTGTTTGTTTTTGTTGCCGACCATGGAGCTCCATTCAGAAATTATTATGAAATGCCTTTGTCGTTTCACAGGGTTCCTTTAATTATGTATGGCCCGGGTATTTTGAGAAAGGATACGATCATTGACAGGGTGGGGGGGCAGATGGATATATATCCGACCATTATGGGTTTATTAAATATGAATTATATAAATAATACACTTGGCATCGATCTGCTTCATGATAAAAGGGACTTTATTTGTTTCAGCGCGAATGATAAACTCGGCTGTGTGAATGATTCGTTGTTCTGGTTTAAATTATTCAGCAGCGATAGGGAGTATTTATATCCATATAAGACACGACAAAGTGTTCAACTTATTGATAAATACAGGGCACAGGCGGATAGCATGAAACTCTTTTCGAAGGCTATGTTACAGGCCACGCAATGGTTGATCCTGAACAAAAAGGTCGGGCCACAAACTCCTCACTAG
- the mnmD gene encoding tRNA (5-methylaminomethyl-2-thiouridine)(34)-methyltransferase MnmD, which yields MRRELVGSHTLFLPEVNENYHSCHGAINESKHVFIKNGLEYYSQQAIQVNILEVGMGTGLNVFLTFLHSVNESKQSVNYFAIEPFPLEMDIVQQLNYPVLLNAGVYADQFSLIHSTGFNESTRLSDHFLFTKKNEKLEQFKSDGNFDIVFFDAFAPRVQPELWTKAIFDRLYTFLKPGGIIVTYCAKGEVKRNLRASNFKVESLPGPPGKREMVRAVKLI from the coding sequence GTGCGGCGAGAACTTGTAGGTTCGCATACTTTATTTCTTCCGGAAGTAAATGAAAATTATCATTCCTGTCATGGGGCCATTAATGAGTCAAAGCATGTGTTCATAAAGAACGGGCTGGAGTATTATTCACAACAGGCAATCCAGGTGAATATTCTTGAAGTAGGTATGGGAACAGGGCTGAATGTTTTTTTAACATTCTTACACTCAGTTAATGAATCAAAACAGTCTGTAAACTATTTTGCAATCGAGCCATTCCCTCTTGAAATGGATATTGTTCAGCAATTGAATTACCCGGTTCTGTTGAATGCCGGAGTATATGCTGATCAGTTCAGCTTAATTCATTCAACAGGTTTCAATGAAAGTACCAGGCTTTCCGATCACTTTCTGTTTACGAAAAAAAACGAAAAGTTAGAACAGTTTAAAAGTGATGGGAACTTTGATATTGTTTTCTTCGACGCATTCGCTCCTCGTGTTCAACCCGAATTGTGGACGAAGGCTATTTTCGATCGGTTATATACTTTTTTAAAACCGGGAGGCATTATTGTGACCTATTGCGCAAAAGGAGAGGTGAAGCGAAACTTAAGGGCATCAAATTTTAAGGTTGAAAGTTTACCCGGTCCACCCGGGAAACGTGAAATGGTGAGAGCTGTAAAGTTAATTTAA
- the apaG gene encoding Co2+/Mg2+ efflux protein ApaG — MVAEVTHGIRVSVITKYMDGHSNPDMHYFLFSYKIKIENNSEFAVQLLRRHWHIFDSTNGHREVEGEGVIGQQPTILSGESFEYESACDLTTDIGSMHGIYLMQRKIDGKQFESKIPRFELIVPRRLN; from the coding sequence ATGGTTGCAGAAGTAACACACGGGATAAGAGTAAGTGTAATCACTAAGTATATGGATGGGCATTCCAATCCGGATATGCACTATTTTTTGTTTAGCTATAAAATTAAAATTGAAAACAACAGTGAGTTCGCCGTTCAATTGCTGCGCAGGCACTGGCATATTTTTGACTCTACAAACGGGCACCGTGAAGTTGAGGGCGAAGGTGTAATTGGCCAACAACCTACAATACTTTCGGGTGAATCGTTTGAATATGAATCGGCTTGTGATCTCACCACTGATATAGGAAGTATGCATGGCATTTACCTCATGCAGCGCAAAATTGATGGTAAACAGTTTGAAAGTAAGATCCCACGTTTTGAATTGATCGTTCCGCGTCGCTTAAATTAA
- a CDS encoding SBBP repeat-containing protein → MKQKHRLLILTIVLFIYGSMFANGNVNKQKVFEKEQQLKQDIGAGGISFTPNKGQMADKNGKPCPDILYKGDGAGADIYLRKTGISYVYSNMAEVMHEVFEKVEEMEHSGNGLGNKTAGEWEQELMQKEPVKIHRVDMDFAGCNTNITTVNENELEGYNNYYYAHLPAEQAGCPGGILNVKQYNKVTYKNIYNNIDVSYYGNSTKGLKYDLIVQPHADPDQIQLHWKYAENIHLNRQGNSSTGLTTSLVIKTGVNEFYESIPKVYQIINGKIIDIKTKYILTPVSTGEAIISFSFSAFNSSFPLIIDPWVTYYGGNNYDNGTNIITDAMGNVYVTGWTGSTASIASGGFQNVFGGIEDALLVKFNPAGVRLWATYYGGTSQERAYGVQVDPSGNVYLAGYTSSPTGIASAGAFQTVFAGGSDAFLAKFNSAGIRLWATYYGGTGGDAAYNVNTDNAGNVYLTGNTNSASGIAFGGFQNTLSGGLDAILVKFDSAGNRLWATYYGGTGFDYGYSVLIDVSFNVYMAGRTTSVSGIASSGFQNAYGGGLSDAYLVKFNSVGGRTWATYYGGTGRDEGNSVASDISGNVYLAGYTSSTTGIAVGGFQNIIGGAADAFLVKFDPTGLRLWGTYIGGSLDDYALKVVVDPVTNDAYLSGDTYSLNFPVTSCAWQQTLAGGISEDGFVSHFNSGGQIVCSSYVGGPAVPNDEDCRIALYGCYIYMTGFTSGIYPVTAGAHQTVFGGQNDIVVAQLYKSSCGFNKTPDLIASANTNSVCPNTPINFTGNFKVSCDNSVVNYKWSFPGGMPSTSANQNPTGILYSGSGNYAAQLIAFTPCDTDTVYVNITINPCGGITANVNSATICGGTTPCPTLSATGASGTVPYTYIWSTTATTAGINPCPASTTNYTVTITDNAGLTATSVAVVTVNPMVSATVTPTNINCSGNTNGSAIANPGNGTPAYTFNWSNGGSGFQVSGLSAGTYTVTITDNKGCTATSTAIIVSPQALAVLFNKGTANCTACGCKEWIMVTATGGTNPYSYTWPDGYTNRYKNKLCRGAYNINIKDKNGCSINVNLTTP, encoded by the coding sequence ATGAAACAAAAACACCGCCTTCTTATCCTGACAATTGTATTGTTCATATATGGCAGTATGTTTGCAAATGGCAATGTAAACAAACAAAAAGTATTCGAAAAGGAACAACAGCTTAAACAAGATATAGGTGCCGGCGGCATTTCCTTTACTCCCAATAAAGGGCAAATGGCCGATAAGAATGGTAAGCCCTGTCCCGATATATTGTATAAAGGTGATGGAGCCGGAGCAGATATTTATTTGCGTAAAACAGGTATAAGCTATGTATACAGCAATATGGCCGAAGTAATGCACGAGGTGTTCGAAAAGGTAGAAGAGATGGAGCATTCCGGGAACGGGCTAGGAAATAAAACCGCGGGGGAATGGGAACAAGAACTCATGCAAAAGGAACCTGTTAAAATTCACCGGGTAGATATGGATTTTGCAGGTTGTAATACCAACATAACCACAGTTAATGAAAATGAACTGGAGGGCTACAATAATTATTATTACGCTCACCTGCCTGCCGAACAGGCAGGTTGCCCTGGTGGGATATTAAATGTAAAACAATACAACAAAGTAACATACAAGAATATATACAACAATATTGATGTAAGCTATTATGGTAACAGCACAAAAGGATTAAAATACGATCTCATCGTCCAACCCCATGCCGACCCCGATCAAATACAACTCCACTGGAAGTATGCTGAAAATATACACCTTAACCGTCAGGGAAATAGTTCGACTGGGCTCACCACAAGTTTAGTGATCAAAACAGGTGTAAATGAATTCTATGAATCTATTCCAAAAGTTTATCAAATAATAAACGGGAAAATCATTGATATAAAAACAAAATATATTTTAACTCCTGTTTCCACAGGCGAAGCGATCATTAGTTTTTCATTTTCAGCTTTTAATTCTTCATTCCCTCTCATCATTGATCCCTGGGTGACTTATTACGGAGGAAATAATTATGATAATGGGACGAATATTATTACCGATGCCATGGGAAATGTATATGTGACCGGGTGGACTGGTAGCACTGCGAGCATCGCTTCAGGTGGATTTCAAAATGTTTTTGGTGGTATCGAAGATGCCCTTCTTGTAAAGTTTAACCCGGCCGGAGTCCGCCTATGGGCTACATACTACGGTGGAACGAGTCAGGAACGGGCTTATGGTGTACAGGTGGATCCTTCCGGCAATGTTTACCTGGCCGGATATACCAGCAGTCCCACTGGAATTGCCTCAGCTGGTGCATTTCAAACAGTTTTCGCCGGTGGTTCGGATGCTTTTCTCGCTAAATTTAACAGTGCTGGAATTCGCCTGTGGGCCACATACTACGGAGGAACCGGTGGCGATGCGGCTTACAATGTTAATACCGACAATGCAGGAAATGTATATTTAACCGGAAACACAAATAGTGCTTCCGGCATCGCTTTCGGTGGATTTCAAAATACATTAAGCGGTGGATTAGATGCTATTTTGGTAAAATTTGATTCTGCCGGAAACCGTCTTTGGGCCACCTATTATGGTGGAACGGGTTTTGACTATGGATATAGTGTTTTAATCGATGTATCATTCAATGTGTATATGGCAGGACGCACAACCAGTGTTAGTGGTATTGCCTCCTCCGGGTTTCAAAATGCTTATGGTGGAGGATTGTCTGATGCTTATCTTGTGAAATTTAACTCCGTCGGAGGCCGTACCTGGGCTACATACTATGGAGGGACTGGCAGAGACGAAGGCAACAGTGTTGCTTCCGATATTTCAGGAAATGTTTATCTGGCCGGATATACCAGCAGCACGACTGGAATTGCAGTCGGTGGATTTCAAAATATTATTGGTGGAGCGGCAGATGCATTCCTTGTGAAATTTGATCCGACGGGTCTTCGCCTTTGGGGAACTTATATTGGAGGAAGTCTCGATGATTATGCTCTTAAAGTGGTGGTTGATCCGGTAACCAATGATGCTTATTTATCCGGAGACACCTACAGTTTAAATTTTCCGGTAACTTCCTGTGCTTGGCAGCAAACTCTGGCAGGCGGCATTTCGGAGGACGGTTTTGTTTCGCACTTTAATTCTGGCGGACAGATTGTTTGTTCTTCTTATGTTGGTGGTCCGGCCGTACCTAATGACGAAGATTGCCGTATAGCCCTGTATGGTTGTTATATTTATATGACAGGGTTTACAAGTGGTATTTATCCTGTAACCGCAGGTGCACATCAAACAGTCTTTGGGGGACAAAATGATATAGTTGTGGCTCAATTATACAAAAGCAGTTGTGGCTTTAATAAAACACCTGATCTTATTGCCTCTGCAAATACCAATTCTGTTTGCCCTAACACCCCGATTAATTTCACTGGAAACTTTAAGGTAAGCTGTGATAACAGCGTAGTTAATTATAAGTGGAGTTTTCCGGGAGGCATGCCTTCAACTTCTGCAAATCAAAATCCTACCGGTATTCTTTACTCCGGATCGGGAAATTATGCTGCACAACTTATTGCATTTACACCTTGTGATACAGATACTGTTTATGTAAATATCACTATCAATCCATGCGGGGGAATTACCGCCAACGTAAACTCAGCAACAATATGCGGCGGTACAACTCCATGCCCGACTCTTTCAGCAACAGGCGCAAGTGGAACTGTCCCATATACTTATATTTGGAGTACAACCGCAACAACAGCGGGTATTAACCCCTGTCCGGCAAGTACAACTAATTACACCGTAACAATTACGGACAATGCGGGATTAACGGCGACTTCGGTGGCTGTTGTAACCGTTAATCCTATGGTTAGTGCAACTGTAACCCCAACCAACATAAATTGCAGTGGTAACACCAACGGCAGCGCTATCGCAAATCCGGGTAACGGAACTCCGGCTTACACATTTAACTGGAGTAATGGGGGTTCAGGGTTCCAGGTTTCAGGTTTGTCGGCAGGAACTTATACTGTTACTATAACGGATAACAAGGGATGTACGGCAACTTCAACAGCAATTATAGTTTCACCACAGGCCTTAGCGGTCCTGTTTAACAAAGGCACCGCCAATTGCACAGCGTGTGGTTGCAAAGAATGGATAATGGTAACCGCAACAGGCGGTACGAACCCATACAGTTATACCTGGCCGGACGGATATACCAATCGTTATAAAAACAAACTTTGTCGTGGAGCCTACAACATAAATATTAAAGACAAGAACGGATGCAGTATAAACGTCAATCTCACTACACCCTGA